The following nucleotide sequence is from Aneurinibacillus soli.
AAGTATTTCGACCTGTACGTCCCGCATTTGAAAAAGGGCGGTCTTCTGATCTGCGACAATGTGCTGTTTCGCGGTATTGTGGCAGAGCCCGATGAGAATGTGCCGAAAAACAAGCGTGGCATGATTACGAAGCTGCGTAGCTTTAATGAATTTCTTGCAGCCCACCCCGCATTGGAGACGACTTTCGTGCCGATTGGAGACGGGCTTGCGTTATGTATAAAACGGGGGGACTTATCGTGAAAAAACCAGAGTTACTCTGTACAGCTGCAAACCTTGATGAGCTGGTGCAGGTGATGGACGCAGGTGCAGATGCGGTAAGCATCGGGAACGAGCGCTTCGGTCTGCGTGTGGCAGGCAACTTCTCACTCGATGAGATTCGAGCGGCAGTCGAGCTGGCACATGCGCGCAGCGTAAAAATTTATGTATCGGTGAATGCCGTGCTGCATAATGCCGATCTGGAAGAGCTACCGGACTACTTGAAGGCACTTGATGAGATTGGGATCGATGCCGTCGTATTTGGCGATCCAGCTGTAGTGATTACAGCGCGTCAGGTCGGTTTGCAAGCGCCGTTGCACTGGAACGCAGAAGTGCTGACAACGAACTATGAAACGATGAACTATTGGGGCAGCAAGGGTGCGACTCGTGCATTTGTGGCACGCGAGCTGAACATGGATGCGATCATCGAGACGAAAGAAAATGCCGAAGTGGAAATTCAAGTGCAAGTGCATGGTCCGACATGTATTTTCCATTCTCGTCGTGATCTTGTAACGAACTACGAGAAGAACAAAGGTGAGGAACTGGAGCGTCCGGGCTTAGATCGCAGATTGTTCATTACGGAAGAGAAGCGGGATGAACTTCAATATCCGATCTATGAAGATCGGAACGGCACCCATATTATGAGTGCAGATGATATCTGTATTCTGGAGTATCTTGACGAACTGATGGATGCGGAGATTGACAGCTTCAAGATTGAAGGCATTATGAAAGATGCGGCATACAATGCCAAAGTCGTGGCAATCTACCGTGCTGCGATTGATACGTATATGGAAGATCCCGATGCATTCCGGGATAAACTATCTGAATGGATGAAAGAGATTGAGGCCATCCAGCCGGATGAACGTGAACTGACGACAGGGTTCTTCTTTAAAGAGCAAGTTTATTAATCGAGGTGATCCGAATGACGGAATCAAATAGTATGACAAGTAAAATCATTACACCGCGTGGGCCGATTCTGCAAAAGCCAGAAGTGTTGGCACCAGCCGGTAACTTGGAGAAGTTGAAATACGCCGTGCGCTACGGCGCGGATGCGGTGTACATCGGTGGACAAAGCCTGGGTCTGCGTGCAAACGCGGATAACTTCTCCTTCGATGAAATGAAGGAAGCAACCGAGTTTGCCCACGCCCATAATGCAAAAGTATTCGTTGCAACAAACATCATCGCGCACAATGAAGACTTGCATCAAGTGGACGATTTCATGCGCAACCTGCAACGTGCAGGCATTGATGCGATTATCGTCGCCGATCCAGCGCTTATTCAACGTACGAAACAGGCAGCACCGGATCTTGAACTGCATTTGAGTACACAGGCATCGACAACGAACTGGCAGACCGTGCAATTCTGGAAAGAAGAAGGCATAAGCCGTGTCGTATTGGCCCGTGAAGTGTCCGTACAAGAAATCCGTGAGATCAAAAAGCATGTTGATATTGAAATCGAAGCGTTTATTCATGGTGCGATGTGCATTTCGTATTCCGGACGCTGTGTGCTGTCGAATCATTTCACTGCGCGTGACTCGAACCGTGGTGGCTGTTCGCAGTCTTGTCGCTGGCAGTATGACATGTTTGAACCGCTGCCGAAAGACGAAGCCGCACTCGGACAGATCGGCAAGAAAGCCCTGCCGATGTTCGGTGAGGAAGATCCGATGTTTACGATGAGCTCCAAAGACATGTGCATGCTTGAATACTTGCCGGATATGATTGATGCTGGCGTGGACAGCTTCAAGATTGAAGGTCGTATGAAGAGCATTCATTATGTGGCGACCGTTGCGAACCAGTATCGCCGTGCCGTGGATGCGTATTGTGCAGACCCGGATCATTACAAGCTGAATGCGGAGTGGATGGAAGAAATCTGGAAAGCGTCACACCGTTCAATGACAACAGGCTTCTTCTATGGCACACCGACAGAAACCGAGCAGCTGTTCGGAGAGAACGAAGACATCCCGCAGTATGACTTTGCAGGTCTTGTTCTGGATTACAATGCAGAAACAGGCATCGCAACGATCCAGCAGCGCAACAAATTCAGTGTTGGTGATACGATCGAATTTTTCGGTCCGAAAATGGACCGTTTCACGCAAACTGTTAGCGAGATGTGGGACGACAAGGATGAGGTTATTGAGTCCGCTCCTCATGCGATGCAAGTTGTGAAGATGCACGTAGACCGTCCTGTGGCACAGCACGATATGATGAGAAAAGAGAAAAAGTAATACGGTTTAAGCCTCCTTTTGTTTCGGCAAGACTGATGATAACAGTCTGAGTCGAAATAGAAGGGGGTTTTTGTATGTCGATTTCGCGGAAGAAGCGGCGGATCTTTGTTGTGTTGATTTTATTTACGCTTCTCTACACAGGAATTGTCAGTCGTCTGGCGTGGATTCAGGTTGTGGCAACGCGGATGTTCTCCCCTCATCATGTTGATCTCGTCGAGCGAGCGGTAGCCCAGCGCCGGGAGAAGCTGGTGCTCAACAGTGGGCGTGGCATGATCTATGACCGACAGGGGGCACCGCTGACCGGAGAAGAAAAAGTAGGGCTGGCGATATTTCCGCTCGTCCGGTATGATCTTGAGGAAAGTGGGAAAGTTGGCAAGCTCGCACATATTCTCAGTATGACAGCAGAGGAAGCATTCCGACTGATCAAAGATCGAAAGCACGCAGGGTTCTGGGAGAATGGGCCAGGGAATGTGGTGGCACTCCGGCCTGATCAAGCGCGTGACATACAGGCACTCGGCATTGTGGGTGTATTGCCGCTTCCTGTGACAACTCGCTATTCAAAAGATGGACTCGCTCCCCAGATGATTGGCTACATTGGACAGAACGCGAAGCTCATTGCGGAGAAATACATGGATGATGTACAGAGCGGTGCACTTCATCCGAACAGCAAGATCGGAGTTGCAGGACTAGAGCGCACCTTTCAACCTTTTCTTGCCGGTGTCGGGGAGAAGTCGGTTTCGTATTATGTAGACGGGCGCGGCAATCCATTGAATGGTCTTGATGTTCGGATGAATGAAGCGCAAAACTCCTTTTATCCACTGTCGATTATGACCACGCTTGATAGCACCATACAGAAAAAAACAGAAGAGGCACTACAAGCGTCTCCGCTTCGAAAAGGTACAGCCGTCATACTTGATGTTGGAACACGGGAAGTGCTTGCAGTTGCCTCGAAGCCGAGCTTTGATCCGTCTCGTCCGAATCCAGGTACGAATGACTGGCAGAACCTTGCGATCAAGCAGACGACCCCCGGTTCGATTTTTAAAATTGTGGTAGCGGCTGCTGCACTCGAAGAAGGGCTGGTTAAGCTCGATGATCATTTTGTATGTAAGGGTCAATATGGTAAGTACGGATTTGCTTGCTGGAAGGAAGGCGGTCACGGCGAGCTGACATTTGCAGAGGCGTTTGCGGATTCATGCAACATTACGTTCGCGGAAGTAGCAAAAAAAGTCGGGCCAGAAAAGCTTCAACTTTATGCCCGTAAGCTTGGGCTGGATCAGGAAATCGGCTGGCAGAAAATGCCGTTCTATAAGCTTGGATTGTTCCGGCAATTTGATGGGGAAGACAAAGGACGTGTATTCGCGCAGGATCATCCAGTTGGAGATGAAGGTATTTTGATCCAGACGGGAATCGGACAGCGGGATGTACAGATGACGCCGTTACAGGCTGCGAACATGGCGGCTATTATCGCGGGTGGCGGGCAAAAGCAAAAGGTAAAAGTCGTCCAGTCGATCAATTATCAGAACGGCACGACTTTCTATTGCTTTGAAGATCGTCCGCTTGACGGTGGTACAATCTCGCCGGAGACAGCTAGTAAGTTGCGTGGCCTAATGGAAGGGGTAGTGGATCACGGGACAGCGAAAATGCTAGGGAACCTGCCGTGGAAAGCGGCAGGAAAAAGCGGAACGGCCCAGATCAGGGTAAATGGGGTAGCACGCAATAATCAGTGGTTTGTCGGGTACGTACCGCGTGAGAATCCTAAGTATGCCATCGCTGTATTGGCGGCAGACCAGCCAACGAAAGGCGTGAATGAAGCAACGAAGCTGTTTGGAGAGATTGTCACGCGAATGGCACAGACAGAGAAGAAATAGCTGGAATTAGGGAGGGAGAGGGAATGAAACAGACGCTTAGTCGAATGGCAAACAAGCTGTCGCCAGGCGGTAGCCTGAGTGTGGTGCTCACGGTTGGGGCCGCTTTGGCCGTGCTGTTGTTGTTTATTTCAACTGCGATTGTAGATGAAGTATTGGAAAAGGAAACGGTGCAATTTGATCAGATGATATATGGTTGGCTGCACCAGATGCATAGTGAGGCAATCACTGCCGATGTCATTTTTTTGACGAACATGGGGTCAGCGTTTCGACTGATTCCGATTTATGTGCTGCTCGTGCTCGTGCTCTTGATCTGGCGGAAACGGGAAGAAGCGCTCATGTTAACGTTTGCCCTTGGTGGAGGTGGAGCACTCAACTATGTTTTGAAGCAGATATTCCGCCGCAGTCGCCCGGATGTGGAGCATCTGGTAGAGGCAGGAGGGTATAGTTTTCCGAGCGGGCATGCGATGGTGTCGTTTATTTTTTATGGCATGCTTGCCTACCTGGTCTGGTACTATTTGTATGAGTATCCGATCTGGCGATATAGTATTCCTGCCCTGCTTGTTCTGCTTGGCATCAGCATCGGCATTAGCCGCGTGTATCTTGGGGTGCATTACGCAACGGATGTGATTGCCGGGTTCACGATTGGAGGAATCTGGTTGATTGCCTGCATCGTTGGGCTTCGGGCTCTGCACTGGTATAAAGAAAAGCAAAGCAGTTGAACATATGCGTTCGTCGCTTTGTTTTGCTATAATGGGAAATGGTTAGACAAGCTAGTAAGCACCCATATAAGGAGTGACAAACATGAGTGAAGCAGTACATACACTAGAAGGCTGGTTTGCCCTGCACGATTTCCGGACGATTGATTGGACATCATGGGGAGCGGCTACAGAAGCAGAACGTCAGGAAGCGATTGAAGAACTGATGGCGTTTATGAACAACTGGGCCGATATTGAAGAATCTAAGCAGGGAAGCAGCACGGCATTTACCGTAGTCGGTCATAAGGCAGACATCGCGTTCATGCACCTGCGCCCAACGCTCGAAGACATTGAAGAAGTTGAGAATGAATTCAATAAAACAGCATTTGCCTCGTATACAGTTCGCGATTATTCGTATGTCTCAGTTGTTGAGCTGAGCAGCTATATGTCTAAGGAAGCGGACCCGATGCAGGACCCGGCCATCCAGGCGCGTCTGTACCCGGCCCTGCCAAAAACAAAACATGTATGCTTCTATCCGATGAACAAGAAGCGTGAAGGTAACGATAACTGGTACATGCTCAGCATGGAAGAGCGTCGCGGCATGATGCGCAGCCATGGCATGATTGGTCGCTCATACGCAGGTCGCGTGACCCAGATTATTACCGGCTCCGTTGGCTTTGATGATTGGGAGTGGGGCGTGACGCTGTTCTCGGATGACCCGATCACGTTCAAGAAGCTCGTATATGAAATGCGCTTTGATGAAGTGAGCGCACGCTTCGGTGAGTTCGGATCGTTCATCATCGGCAATCGTCTGACGAATGAGCGTCTACCAGAGTATCTTTCGCTCTAAGTGCTACAAATAAAGGAGTGGTTTCAAAAGTCGTACGTGACGATTGAGACCGCTCCTTTTTCATCTGCAAGGTTTTTGAGGATTGGATCTGCTCAACGTGTAGTGGAGGAGCGGAGAAGGGAGGCATCTGTCACTTCGGTACGCTTGGCAGGGGAGTAAATCTGGTCGCTCCAGGGCTCCGGTGCACTCGCCCATAAAAGGACAGGATGAAGGTTCACAGAAGGGTTATGGGCAAAAGCCCGTGCACCAGATCCCTTCCGCTGGGCAACGCGCGTACAGGCGTTCCGTGATGCCTCCCTTCTCCGCTCCTGCCGCCAGTTGGGCCAGTTATCCATCACTCAGCAAGCACAGATCTTAGTACGGCTTTGCCGTACACTCTGGACTTTGTCTTTTTTTTGAATCTCAACTTTGTTGGGAGGAGAGAAGAGAGAAGTAAGAGAGCGCCTGTACGTGTTACCCAGCGGAAGGAGAACAGCGAACGGGCCTTTGCCCGCAACCCTTCAGTGAAAGAACATCGGGGGTCCTCTTTTGCGGGCGAGTTCGCTGGGCTCCTGGAGCGGACAGTCTATTCTTCTCTGCAAGCGTACCAAAGCGAACGGCTTCTCTCTTCTCGACTCCCACCACCAAAGTTACTCGATTCCACAAAAAAGAGCAGCCCTGTTAGGACCGCTCTCTTCCCCTACCTTATTGATACAGCAAATAATTTTTGCGCTCTTCTTTAAACTTCTTCAGCCCCGACGCATATTTTGCTTCGATCTGCTGCGGTGTCAGTCCTTGCAACAGGTACTGACCAATCTTATCTGTACCCATAATCTTATCAAACATCACAATTTCCTTGCCGCTGCGTGGTACTTTGAAGTTGTTAAGCTTATGTGCATACGCAAGCGCATAAATACCAGTGCGTGCCGGGTTGAATGTGCGGTAGTTCGTGATTTTTAGCTGCACACCGCCTGAGCTACCGCGCTTTTCAGCAACGAACGTTACACCTGGCAGTTTTGCACCGTTCAGCAATGCCGCGTACTTTTTCGAATCAATGCCTTTGCCGCCAATCCAGGAGAACGGACCGTCCTGGAATATACCTGTTCCTTCACCAAGACCAGTTGCATTATAGCCGAATACAGACTGCATATTTGGCATAAGCGGCGAGCTTTGTACCCATTTCAGCCCTGTATCCTGGAAGATCATATTGCGCGTATAGCCTTCCATCGGTACGACAGAAAGATTCGCTTTAATCTTTCGGTTAAAGAAGTAGGCGAGTTCTCCCGCGGTCATGCCGTGTGACATTGGGAGATTGTCCACCCCAACGAATGTCTTGAATTTATCTTCTAGCACTGGACCATCCACAATTGTGCCGCCGAGCGGGTTCGGGCGGTCTAAAATGACAATCGGTATACCAGCTTTTTGTGCAGCCACCATACAATAGTTCATCGTCGACATGAATGTATACGAACGAGCACCGATATCCTGCATATCGAATACAAGCACATCTACATTTTTAAGCATAGCCGGTGTCGGCATGCGAGTCGTTCCATACAAACTGTATACCGGAATTTTAAGGGTCGGATGTGTGTAGGATGTTACATACGCTCCGGCTTTTGCTTTGCCATCCAGTCCGTGTTCTGGACTATACAGCGCAGTAAGTGAAGCGCCAGGATAGGAAGCTAGCACATCTACCATGCTGACCCCATTACTGTTAACGCCTGTCTGGTTCGTAATTAATCCGATGCGCTTGCCGTCAATGAGATGAGAATACTTCTCTAGTAAAATATCATCGCCCAGCTTAAAAGCGGATGTATCGGGTGCTTGTGGTGCAATAGAAGCTGATGCAGGCAGGATCATCCCCATAAGCAGTACAATTAGTGCCGTAAGCACTGACAACCATTTTTTCATTCTTTCTCCCTGCTTTCCTTTATGTATATAACTTGATTATACGTGGATTCATTTCATCTTCCTACCAGTTTGGCACGGAATCATTCAAAAGTTCTATGAGATTTTTCGAGAAGAATGAAACTTGTGCGACAAGTACCCCGTATAAAAAATTAATGAGAAAACTATGATCGAGGGGGATATAATCTTTTATGTTTAAAAAGTTTATGGCCAAGATCGGAATTGGTTCTGCAAAAGTGAATCTCGTTTTGCATAAAGACGGCTGTGAGATGGGACAGACTGTAACGGGTGATTTGATGATTGAAGGTGGATCGGTTGAGCAAAAGATTAACCGGCTGGATGTTGATTTCATGCTGAGTATTCGGACGAAACAGAAAGAATACGTACACCGTATAGCGACCATTCCGATGTCAGGTGCGTTTGTTATCGGCGCATCCGAGCGCAAAGTGCTACCGTTCTCGTTTGCATTGTCGCCAGACTTGCTCGTAAGTGCACCATCTGTGGCGTACTACTTCACGACACATCTTGATATTGCGGGTGGAGTGGACAGTGGCGACCGAGATTATCTTCATGTGCTTATGCCGCATTATTTGGCTAACACAGTCGAAGCGCTTCGCTTACTTGGCCTAATGGAAAAGCCGAACTCGCGTAAATTTGATGGCTACACGCAGCAATTCGAATTTGCCCCAACTACGATGTGGCGCGGTCAGATCGAGGAAGTAGAATTCGTTGCAGCAATGGAGCCGGATGGCATCCGTCTTCTGCTAGAAGTTGATCTATATTCTTTCGGACGCGAAACGGAGTTGCGCCGTGACGTATACATTCCAGCAGAGACAGCAGATCATGTGCAGGAACTTGCCGAGCATCTGCGCGGCATGATTGATGGGATGATAGAAAATCCGCAAATGTATATGCATGTGCGTGATTACTTTGGCCGAGGACACCACCATGATTATCAAAGCTACGGCGCCAACCGTTACGGAGGATTTGCCGGAGCACTGGGCGGCCTGGCTGTTGGGATGCTTGGTGGCATGATTCTCTCCGAAATCATGGGGGATTTCATGGAAGATGCGCTCGGGGAAATTGGCGATATTGGGCAGGAAATAGAGTCTGCGGCAGAAGATTTTGGTGGGGATTTATTTGACGGTGGCTTTGACTTTGGAGACGATGAATAAAAGCCAGTAAAAATAGCGATAAAAGTAAGAAATGGATATGTGTTAAGCTGATCGTTACACAGGCGTTATGAAGGAGGGGATTCCATGGACTTTACACAACACGCACTTACAGAAGCAGAAAAGCTGGAACCGGGGAGCTTATCCCATCTGACAGAAGACGAGCGTCGGAGAGCAGAGGATCTGGCCCAATCCATTCAGGTGAATGATAGTGCAGCGGTGCTACAGTACGGTGCAGCTTTGCAAAACGAGATCTCACAGTTTTCGGATACGATTCTTGATCATGTGCGTGCCAAAGATGGCGGTGAAGTCGGTCAGGCACTCACGGAATTAATGCTTAAAGTGAAAGAAGTGGATACGACGACGCTTTCGGGTCGCAAAAGTGGACTGTTATCGAAGGTGCCTGTGTTTGGTTCCATGATGAATTCCGGCAAGAAGATGCTGGCGCAGTATGAGAAGCTGGGCGGTCAGGTCGCAACGATTACACAGCAGCTTGGGACGGCGAGTCAACAGCTTTTACGAGACATTAAGTTGCTCGATACGCTGTACGAGAAAAATCGAGAATTCGTCCGGGAGATTGATTTGTACATCGTAGCCGGAAAAATGAAGCTGACCGAGCTTGCGACAGAAGTGTTGCCTGCGTTGAAGCAGAAAGCAGAAGCATCTGTTGATCCGGCTGATGTGCAGGAGTTAAACGATATGGGCCAGCTTATCGATCGGCTGGAGAAAAAAGTGCATGACCTGATTTTGACACGCACAGTCACGATCCAGTCTGCCCCGCAAATCCGGCTTGTACAGAACAACAACCAGGTGCTGGTCGAAAAAATTCAATCGTCCATTTTAACAACGGTTCCATTGTGGAAAAATCAGCTTGTGATTGCAGTGAGTCTCCAACGTCAGAAACATGCGCTTGACGTACAGAAGCAGGTAACTGATACGACGAATGAACTGCTTCTGCGTAATTCAGAGCTATTAAAGATGAACTCGATTAACATCGCCAAAGAGAACGAGCGCGGGGTAATTGAGATTGAGACTTTGAAGAAAACACAGTCAAATCTTGTTGACACATTGGAACAGACATTGCAGATTCAGCGAGAAGGACGAGAGAAGCGGCAGGCAGCGGAGCAGGAAATCACGCATATGCAACAAGAGCTGAAAGAGAAATTAACCGCACTGGCAACCGAATACCGAGGCCGGTGATCAAAAAAAGGTTGGAGCAATATGCTTCAATCTTTTTTGCTGTGTGTCATTATTTTTCTAATCACAAAAATATGTTCAGAATATGTTTAGAAGCATTTGGTAATATGGAGGTGTTCAGCTTATGATAGCGTGATTTCAAGAAAGTCGAGAGATATAGCCTGAAGGAGGAAAACTAGCTTGATTACTAGACAAAATGTTACGGCAGATGATGTTTCATTTCTCTATCAAGTATATAAGGAAACGAGAGAGGAGGGGCTAGTAGGAATGGATTGGGACGAGGAAGAGCGAGAAGCCTTTCTTCGTATGCAGTTCGATATGCAGAGGAGTTCGTATGCGCTACAACATCTAGCAGCCGATCATGAGATTATACAGCTTGATAAGGTGCCTATCGGTCAGATTATGACCAAAATCACAGATCATTCCATCTGGCTTATTGATTTATCTTTGCTTGCGCAATATCGAAACAAGGGAATTGGTACACGCTTGATTCGAGATCTTCAAGAGCGAGGAGAGGAGCTGGGGAAGGTCGTACGCCTACACGTGCTATATAATAATCCGGCACAGGATTTGTATGCAAGACTTGGATTTTGTATAACGAGTGAAAAATTTCCGTACCTTGCGATGGAGTGGTTGTCGAGTGAAAAAGCAGAAAGAAATAAGAAGAAAGATTAGGATGAGTGATCAATATGTGGACGAAACTCGGATGTGTATCGGCGCATATGCTTCAAAAGGTTGGGGGCAATATGCTCCAACCTTTTTGCTGTATGATTATTCGTCTGTCATGCCGTACACATCAAGCACCTGCTCGATACGCCGTTGCTTCCGTTCGATGACCCGTTCAATAAATCGTTCGTAGTCGTCATCTGCCTGCCGATTGCGTTCTGCATATAGATATTTTAACTGAGTTAGATGCTCAATAAGCGTTAGGTCCGTAGAATACGCATCGCCTGCATTAACCTTGCGTAAAATGATCTCAAGCAGTTTCTCGTTTGACGCTTCGATTGATTTCGTACCCTGCCGGATGTAGATCGCTCCATATCGCAGCTCACCCCGGCTGATGATCGATGTATACGGCACGTATTTCGGATCGTATTCAATAATGAGCACCTGGAACTTTTTATCCGTAAATGGAGCGAGTGCCTGCTTATCAAAAATGAAATCTTCCGTGCGGTATTTGACCCAGCTTGGCAGATAATTGCCGAGTTTATTATCAACGTCGGCCTTGTCGAGAAAATCCTGACTGGACAGGCCATCAAGCGATGAACTTCCATCCGACTGTTGACCGACACCGACAATAATCGAGCCGCCACCAGAGTTGGCAATGGCAAGAATATGCTTGGCCAGCTTCGTTAGATCAATCCACTTCGCCTTAAAATCAAGGAAATCTGTCTCACCTGTATTATAGAGCAGCAGTTCGCAAAGCGTATCGTGCGTAGGATCAAGCAGAAAATCTTTTAGTTTTTGCGGCTGAATATCTTCATAAAACATTCCATTCGACCTTTCTTACTCGTTTGCTTGTATTATATCGTATGAAGTGAGTCTATGTGCATGTATATTTTGATTTCAGGAGT
It contains:
- a CDS encoding peptidase U32 family protein, which translates into the protein MKKPELLCTAANLDELVQVMDAGADAVSIGNERFGLRVAGNFSLDEIRAAVELAHARSVKIYVSVNAVLHNADLEELPDYLKALDEIGIDAVVFGDPAVVITARQVGLQAPLHWNAEVLTTNYETMNYWGSKGATRAFVARELNMDAIIETKENAEVEIQVQVHGPTCIFHSRRDLVTNYEKNKGEELERPGLDRRLFITEEKRDELQYPIYEDRNGTHIMSADDICILEYLDELMDAEIDSFKIEGIMKDAAYNAKVVAIYRAAIDTYMEDPDAFRDKLSEWMKEIEAIQPDERELTTGFFFKEQVY
- a CDS encoding peptidase U32 family protein, with product MTESNSMTSKIITPRGPILQKPEVLAPAGNLEKLKYAVRYGADAVYIGGQSLGLRANADNFSFDEMKEATEFAHAHNAKVFVATNIIAHNEDLHQVDDFMRNLQRAGIDAIIVADPALIQRTKQAAPDLELHLSTQASTTNWQTVQFWKEEGISRVVLAREVSVQEIREIKKHVDIEIEAFIHGAMCISYSGRCVLSNHFTARDSNRGGCSQSCRWQYDMFEPLPKDEAALGQIGKKALPMFGEEDPMFTMSSKDMCMLEYLPDMIDAGVDSFKIEGRMKSIHYVATVANQYRRAVDAYCADPDHYKLNAEWMEEIWKASHRSMTTGFFYGTPTETEQLFGENEDIPQYDFAGLVLDYNAETGIATIQQRNKFSVGDTIEFFGPKMDRFTQTVSEMWDDKDEVIESAPHAMQVVKMHVDRPVAQHDMMRKEKK
- a CDS encoding peptidoglycan D,D-transpeptidase FtsI family protein; this translates as MSISRKKRRIFVVLILFTLLYTGIVSRLAWIQVVATRMFSPHHVDLVERAVAQRREKLVLNSGRGMIYDRQGAPLTGEEKVGLAIFPLVRYDLEESGKVGKLAHILSMTAEEAFRLIKDRKHAGFWENGPGNVVALRPDQARDIQALGIVGVLPLPVTTRYSKDGLAPQMIGYIGQNAKLIAEKYMDDVQSGALHPNSKIGVAGLERTFQPFLAGVGEKSVSYYVDGRGNPLNGLDVRMNEAQNSFYPLSIMTTLDSTIQKKTEEALQASPLRKGTAVILDVGTREVLAVASKPSFDPSRPNPGTNDWQNLAIKQTTPGSIFKIVVAAAALEEGLVKLDDHFVCKGQYGKYGFACWKEGGHGELTFAEAFADSCNITFAEVAKKVGPEKLQLYARKLGLDQEIGWQKMPFYKLGLFRQFDGEDKGRVFAQDHPVGDEGILIQTGIGQRDVQMTPLQAANMAAIIAGGGQKQKVKVVQSINYQNGTTFYCFEDRPLDGGTISPETASKLRGLMEGVVDHGTAKMLGNLPWKAAGKSGTAQIRVNGVARNNQWFVGYVPRENPKYAIAVLAADQPTKGVNEATKLFGEIVTRMAQTEKK
- a CDS encoding phosphatase PAP2 family protein — its product is MKQTLSRMANKLSPGGSLSVVLTVGAALAVLLLFISTAIVDEVLEKETVQFDQMIYGWLHQMHSEAITADVIFLTNMGSAFRLIPIYVLLVLVLLIWRKREEALMLTFALGGGGALNYVLKQIFRRSRPDVEHLVEAGGYSFPSGHAMVSFIFYGMLAYLVWYYLYEYPIWRYSIPALLVLLGISIGISRVYLGVHYATDVIAGFTIGGIWLIACIVGLRALHWYKEKQSS
- the hemQ gene encoding hydrogen peroxide-dependent heme synthase, translated to MSEAVHTLEGWFALHDFRTIDWTSWGAATEAERQEAIEELMAFMNNWADIEESKQGSSTAFTVVGHKADIAFMHLRPTLEDIEEVENEFNKTAFASYTVRDYSYVSVVELSSYMSKEADPMQDPAIQARLYPALPKTKHVCFYPMNKKREGNDNWYMLSMEERRGMMRSHGMIGRSYAGRVTQIITGSVGFDDWEWGVTLFSDDPITFKKLVYEMRFDEVSARFGEFGSFIIGNRLTNERLPEYLSL
- a CDS encoding DUF1343 domain-containing protein — protein: MKKWLSVLTALIVLLMGMILPASASIAPQAPDTSAFKLGDDILLEKYSHLIDGKRIGLITNQTGVNSNGVSMVDVLASYPGASLTALYSPEHGLDGKAKAGAYVTSYTHPTLKIPVYSLYGTTRMPTPAMLKNVDVLVFDMQDIGARSYTFMSTMNYCMVAAQKAGIPIVILDRPNPLGGTIVDGPVLEDKFKTFVGVDNLPMSHGMTAGELAYFFNRKIKANLSVVPMEGYTRNMIFQDTGLKWVQSSPLMPNMQSVFGYNATGLGEGTGIFQDGPFSWIGGKGIDSKKYAALLNGAKLPGVTFVAEKRGSSGGVQLKITNYRTFNPARTGIYALAYAHKLNNFKVPRSGKEIVMFDKIMGTDKIGQYLLQGLTPQQIEAKYASGLKKFKEERKNYLLYQ
- a CDS encoding sporulation protein, translating into MFKKFMAKIGIGSAKVNLVLHKDGCEMGQTVTGDLMIEGGSVEQKINRLDVDFMLSIRTKQKEYVHRIATIPMSGAFVIGASERKVLPFSFALSPDLLVSAPSVAYYFTTHLDIAGGVDSGDRDYLHVLMPHYLANTVEALRLLGLMEKPNSRKFDGYTQQFEFAPTTMWRGQIEEVEFVAAMEPDGIRLLLEVDLYSFGRETELRRDVYIPAETADHVQELAEHLRGMIDGMIENPQMYMHVRDYFGRGHHHDYQSYGANRYGGFAGALGGLAVGMLGGMILSEIMGDFMEDALGEIGDIGQEIESAAEDFGGDLFDGGFDFGDDE
- a CDS encoding toxic anion resistance protein, which encodes MDFTQHALTEAEKLEPGSLSHLTEDERRRAEDLAQSIQVNDSAAVLQYGAALQNEISQFSDTILDHVRAKDGGEVGQALTELMLKVKEVDTTTLSGRKSGLLSKVPVFGSMMNSGKKMLAQYEKLGGQVATITQQLGTASQQLLRDIKLLDTLYEKNREFVREIDLYIVAGKMKLTELATEVLPALKQKAEASVDPADVQELNDMGQLIDRLEKKVHDLILTRTVTIQSAPQIRLVQNNNQVLVEKIQSSILTTVPLWKNQLVIAVSLQRQKHALDVQKQVTDTTNELLLRNSELLKMNSINIAKENERGVIEIETLKKTQSNLVDTLEQTLQIQREGREKRQAAEQEITHMQQELKEKLTALATEYRGR
- a CDS encoding GNAT family N-acetyltransferase, which codes for MITRQNVTADDVSFLYQVYKETREEGLVGMDWDEEEREAFLRMQFDMQRSSYALQHLAADHEIIQLDKVPIGQIMTKITDHSIWLIDLSLLAQYRNKGIGTRLIRDLQERGEELGKVVRLHVLYNNPAQDLYARLGFCITSEKFPYLAMEWLSSEKAERNKKKD
- a CDS encoding RNA-binding domain-containing protein; amino-acid sequence: MFYEDIQPQKLKDFLLDPTHDTLCELLLYNTGETDFLDFKAKWIDLTKLAKHILAIANSGGGSIIVGVGQQSDGSSSLDGLSSQDFLDKADVDNKLGNYLPSWVKYRTEDFIFDKQALAPFTDKKFQVLIIEYDPKYVPYTSIISRGELRYGAIYIRQGTKSIEASNEKLLEIILRKVNAGDAYSTDLTLIEHLTQLKYLYAERNRQADDDYERFIERVIERKQRRIEQVLDVYGMTDE